A genomic segment from Aegilops tauschii subsp. strangulata cultivar AL8/78 chromosome 1, Aet v6.0, whole genome shotgun sequence encodes:
- the LOC141028746 gene encoding uncharacterized protein yields the protein MRCIYVPVDHISVADEHCGLLAAFLLDEEYTIVGVEKLKHVGLVVQNFVDIQNMWRVPDPVTIKPKYGLADYTHSIIHHSYNKMQDALTEDDHHIWAEAPLPLKNIYYASMDAYATYDVYRRLVNFQKGFESQRQHLAKPSRRSKKSGSKNEST from the coding sequence ATGCGTTGCATCTATGTCCCCGTGGACCACATAAGCGTTGCTGATGAGCACTGCGGCCTGCTTGCCGCCTTCCTGCTCGACGAGGAGTACACCATTGTTGGGGTGGAAAAACTCAAGCATGTTGGTCTCGTGGTACAAAACTTTGTGGATATCCAGAATATGTGGAGAGTGCCTGATCCAGTGACGATTAAGCCAAAGTATGGCTTGGCTGACTACACTCATTCCATCATCCACCACAGCTACAACAAGATGCAAGACGCTCTCACAGAAGATGACCACCATATATGGGCAGAAGCGCCCTTGCCCTTGAAGAACATCTATTATGCTTCCATGGATGCGTATGCCACCTACGACGTATACAGGCGGTTGGTGAACTTCCAGAAGGGGTTCGAGAGTCAGCGCCAGCATCTCGCCAAACCATCTAGGCGGTCAAAGAAGTCTGGAAGTAAGAATGAATCAACCTAA